A genomic segment from Syntrophotalea acetylenivorans encodes:
- the secG gene encoding preprotein translocase subunit SecG has protein sequence MTTLLLIVHIVVCFALVLIVLLQGGKGADIGATFGAGSSQTVFGATGGQSFMGKLTTGAAVIFMLTSLLLAYYYAKPGADSIMPESIGQAVSQTEKSTAEPVVVPNAEEATPPEKTK, from the coding sequence ATGACCACCCTGCTGTTAATTGTTCATATAGTAGTCTGTTTTGCCCTGGTTCTAATTGTCCTTTTGCAAGGCGGAAAAGGGGCCGACATCGGTGCGACTTTTGGCGCAGGATCCAGCCAGACGGTCTTTGGAGCCACCGGAGGTCAAAGCTTCATGGGCAAGTTGACAACCGGGGCGGCCGTCATATTCATGTTGACCAGCCTGCTCCTCGCCTATTACTACGCCAAACCCGGTGCTGACAGCATTATGCCCGAGTCGATCGGCCAGGCAGTTTCGCAAACCGAAAAATCTACTGCCGAGCCAGTTGTCGTACCGAACGCCGAGGAAGCAACACCCCCTGAAAAAACCAAATAA
- a CDS encoding glycine zipper family protein, with product MKIAGRTWWVVAFGVAVAVLIGTGGALTPMCRAQEPIVYPSQGQAPDQVEKDKYDCYQWARQQTGFDPMQPPTAQTPPPQQKGGALKGAAGGALLGAAVGAIAGDTGTGAAIGAASGGIIGGARRRQSSQQQEQWAQQQQASYEQQRGQYNRAWGACMEGKGYTVR from the coding sequence ATGAAAATTGCTGGAAGAACATGGTGGGTTGTCGCTTTTGGGGTAGCGGTTGCTGTGCTGATTGGCACAGGCGGTGCTTTGACACCAATGTGCAGAGCTCAGGAGCCGATCGTCTATCCGAGCCAGGGACAGGCCCCGGACCAGGTAGAAAAAGATAAATACGATTGTTACCAGTGGGCCAGGCAGCAGACCGGCTTCGACCCCATGCAACCTCCAACGGCGCAGACCCCTCCCCCCCAGCAGAAGGGAGGCGCATTGAAAGGTGCCGCCGGCGGAGCTCTGCTAGGGGCCGCAGTGGGGGCCATTGCCGGTGATACAGGTACAGGAGCGGCCATCGGAGCGGCCTCCGGAGGGATTATCGGCGGTGCCCGGCGCCGGCAGAGCAGCCAACAACAGGAGCAGTGGGCCCAACAGCAGCAGGCAAGCTACGAGCAGCAGCGTGGCCAGTACAACCGGGCCTGGGGAGCCTGCATGGAGGGCAAAGGCTATACGGTGAGGTAG
- a CDS encoding phosphoglycerate kinase: MLNKMTVKDIDCRGKRVFCRVDFNVPLDSDGCISDDNRIVAALPTIRHILDQGGRLILASHLGRPKGQPKTEFSLKPVAEHLSKLLNLPVIMAPDCIGAEVETLAKSLQDGQVMLLENVRFHPGETTNDPHFADQLASLAELYVNDAFGTAHRAHASTAGVAQLLSPAAAGFLIEKEIRYLGQAVAEPVRPLVAIIGGAKVSDKLPAIENLINKVDTLLIGGGMAYTFLRAQGFNLGTSLVEEDRIALAKDLLRRAVDHGVNLVLPQDHVAASEFSAEADHQVCGNDNFPDNRMGLDIGPQTIEEYCQIVSKAGTVLWNGPMGVFEFPAFAKGTFSIAQALADSKAVSIIGGGDSVAAANKSGLADRMTHISTGGGASLEFLEGKELPGIMALNDKP, translated from the coding sequence ATGCTGAACAAGATGACGGTCAAGGATATCGACTGCCGAGGTAAACGGGTTTTCTGCCGCGTTGACTTTAACGTACCCCTGGATAGCGACGGCTGCATCAGCGACGACAACCGTATTGTTGCCGCACTTCCAACCATACGCCACATTCTTGACCAGGGTGGCCGCTTAATCCTTGCCTCCCACCTCGGTCGCCCCAAAGGACAGCCCAAGACCGAATTCAGCTTAAAGCCTGTCGCTGAGCATTTATCAAAGCTGCTCAACCTCCCCGTCATCATGGCTCCAGACTGCATCGGCGCCGAAGTAGAGACTCTCGCCAAATCCCTCCAAGATGGGCAAGTCATGCTGTTGGAAAATGTCCGTTTCCATCCTGGCGAAACAACCAATGACCCACATTTTGCCGACCAACTTGCCAGCCTGGCTGAGCTCTATGTCAATGACGCTTTTGGCACCGCCCATCGCGCCCATGCATCGACAGCCGGCGTCGCACAACTCCTCTCCCCGGCTGCAGCAGGTTTTTTAATTGAGAAAGAAATCCGTTACCTTGGACAAGCAGTAGCCGAACCGGTCCGTCCCCTGGTTGCCATTATCGGCGGCGCAAAGGTAAGCGACAAGTTACCGGCCATAGAAAATCTGATCAATAAAGTGGACACTCTGCTCATCGGCGGCGGCATGGCCTATACCTTCCTGCGTGCTCAAGGCTTCAACCTCGGCACATCCCTCGTAGAGGAAGATCGCATTGCATTAGCCAAGGACCTTCTGAGGCGAGCAGTAGATCACGGCGTTAACCTGGTGCTGCCACAGGATCATGTTGCAGCATCAGAGTTCAGCGCGGAAGCAGACCATCAGGTTTGTGGCAACGACAACTTCCCTGACAACCGGATGGGGCTTGATATCGGCCCTCAAACCATAGAAGAATACTGCCAAATCGTATCAAAGGCGGGCACCGTGCTATGGAACGGCCCAATGGGGGTTTTCGAATTTCCGGCATTTGCTAAAGGCACGTTTTCCATTGCCCAGGCTTTGGCCGACTCTAAAGCTGTATCGATTATCGGTGGCGGCGACTCAGTGGCGGCAGCGAACAAATCCGGACTTGCCGATCGCATGACCCATATTTCCACTGGAGGTGGCGCTTCCCTTGAATTTCTTGAAGGCAAAGAGCTGCCTGGTATTATGGCCCTGAACGACAAACCCTGA
- a CDS encoding outer membrane beta-barrel protein, with protein MKKCWCLLAILVLGLLTTPVWAAAGGWKCEIAPYMWGVGIDGDITVKGTKVEVDVGVEDLIDKVDFAGGLLAVVQKGRWVNWLQVDYFEISDDENVGKIEGSKVEVESDTLLLTVATGIQVDGWKKGMTFDILGGLRYTRMDNELTISGNASASGSRKTDIYDGVLVVRPSFQLSKRWRFNPTLSVGAGDSDLTYELQPQFQFHFNDTWIARLGYRRLYYDTEGSSGNKFDAAFHGFILGLGGTF; from the coding sequence ATGAAAAAATGTTGGTGCTTGCTGGCAATTTTAGTCTTAGGGCTGTTAACCACACCAGTCTGGGCAGCCGCTGGTGGTTGGAAATGCGAGATAGCCCCTTACATGTGGGGGGTAGGCATTGATGGCGACATTACCGTGAAAGGAACGAAGGTCGAGGTCGATGTCGGCGTGGAGGATCTGATCGACAAGGTCGATTTCGCCGGCGGCCTGCTGGCGGTGGTTCAAAAGGGGCGTTGGGTAAACTGGCTGCAGGTGGATTATTTCGAGATCAGCGATGACGAAAACGTCGGCAAAATCGAGGGCTCCAAAGTTGAAGTCGAATCGGACACCTTGCTTCTGACCGTTGCAACGGGCATCCAGGTCGATGGCTGGAAAAAAGGCATGACCTTTGACATTCTTGGCGGGCTTCGTTATACGCGCATGGACAACGAGCTGACCATATCCGGAAATGCCTCCGCCTCGGGCAGCAGGAAAACCGACATCTATGATGGAGTACTGGTTGTCCGCCCAAGTTTTCAGCTCAGCAAGCGCTGGCGATTCAATCCAACTCTTTCAGTCGGCGCAGGCGACTCGGACCTGACCTATGAACTGCAGCCGCAGTTCCAATTCCACTTCAACGACACCTGGATTGCTCGATTGGGGTACCGTCGTCTCTACTATGACACCGAAGGCAGCAGCGGCAACAAATTCGATGCCGCTTTCCACGGCTTTATTCTTGGTTTGGGAGGAACCTTTTAA
- the tpiA gene encoding triose-phosphate isomerase: protein MRTPIIAGNWKLNKTVDEALGLAKALKEQLNDLKNVEIIVAPPFTALAPLAEALKDSPILLAGQNCYPAEGAYTGEISPTLLRDVGCRAVIIGHSERRHLFAETDEFINQKIKAALAAGLRVIFCIGETLTERNENRTFEVLESQTRNGLSGLDSASMNRLTVAYEPVWAIGTGQTASNEQAQEAHHFIRELLGNLFDSSVAENTRILYGGSVKPENIDGLICQADIDGALVGGASLKAGDFIRIARFKQS, encoded by the coding sequence ATGCGCACACCGATCATCGCCGGCAACTGGAAACTGAACAAAACAGTTGACGAAGCTCTGGGGCTTGCCAAAGCCCTCAAGGAACAACTGAACGATCTGAAGAATGTTGAAATTATCGTTGCCCCCCCGTTCACGGCCCTGGCACCGCTGGCGGAAGCCCTTAAGGACAGCCCTATCCTTCTTGCAGGACAGAACTGCTATCCAGCGGAGGGCGCATATACCGGAGAAATCTCCCCCACCCTCCTGAGGGATGTCGGTTGCCGCGCTGTCATAATAGGTCATTCTGAGCGGCGCCATCTTTTTGCAGAAACTGATGAATTTATCAATCAGAAGATTAAGGCCGCCCTGGCTGCGGGACTTAGGGTCATTTTCTGCATAGGTGAGACCTTGACTGAGCGCAACGAAAACCGCACCTTCGAAGTTCTGGAAAGCCAGACCCGCAATGGTCTTTCAGGTCTTGATAGCGCATCAATGAATCGCCTGACTGTAGCCTATGAACCGGTATGGGCTATCGGCACCGGTCAGACCGCCAGCAACGAACAGGCCCAGGAAGCACACCACTTTATTCGCGAACTACTTGGAAACCTGTTTGATTCGTCCGTAGCAGAAAACACCAGAATTCTTTATGGCGGAAGTGTTAAGCCCGAAAACATTGACGGTCTTATATGCCAGGCGGATATCGATGGGGCCCTGGTGGGTGGCGCCAGCCTTAAGGCAGGCGACTTTATTCGAATCGCCCGGTTTAAACAAAGCTGA
- the gap gene encoding type I glyceraldehyde-3-phosphate dehydrogenase produces MAIKAAINGFGRIGRSIFRAAWLADDIDIVAINDTSDASALAHLLKYDSVQGIFDAEVIAEGNSLLINGKKIAVLTQPDPGALPWRELGIEVAIEATGQFTARHQAEAHLQAGASQVIITAPGTDPDVTICMGVNESVYNPQRHRIVSNASCTTNCLAPVAKVLMDNFGIIKGMMTTVHAYTNGQQILDHLDEDPRRSRAAALSIIPTTTGAARGVARVLPELEGRLDGISVRVPTPNVSLISLVVETKHPTSITEVNDKLRIAATSNFKGILEYCEQPLVSIDFNGNPASSIVDALSTNVIGGNMVKVLAWYDNEWGYSNRVVELLRHICYS; encoded by the coding sequence ATGGCGATAAAAGCGGCAATCAATGGCTTTGGCCGTATCGGTCGCAGCATCTTTCGCGCAGCCTGGCTTGCCGATGATATAGATATTGTCGCCATCAACGACACTAGCGATGCATCTGCCTTAGCCCATCTATTAAAATATGATTCGGTACAGGGCATTTTTGACGCCGAGGTTATTGCCGAAGGCAACTCCCTGTTGATCAACGGCAAGAAAATTGCCGTATTGACCCAACCGGACCCCGGCGCCCTCCCCTGGCGTGAACTTGGTATCGAGGTCGCCATAGAAGCTACCGGTCAATTTACCGCACGACATCAGGCAGAGGCCCACCTGCAGGCTGGAGCCTCACAGGTTATCATTACCGCACCCGGAACAGACCCTGATGTCACCATCTGCATGGGTGTCAACGAATCCGTTTACAACCCGCAGCGCCATCGCATCGTTTCCAATGCCTCCTGCACCACCAATTGTCTGGCCCCCGTGGCCAAAGTATTAATGGATAATTTCGGCATTATCAAGGGAATGATGACCACCGTCCATGCTTACACCAACGGTCAGCAGATCCTCGACCACCTGGACGAGGACCCCCGTCGATCCCGTGCTGCCGCGCTGTCCATCATACCTACCACCACCGGTGCTGCTCGTGGTGTGGCCCGGGTATTACCTGAACTGGAAGGTCGCCTTGATGGCATCTCGGTGCGGGTGCCGACTCCAAACGTCTCCCTGATTTCGCTGGTAGTCGAAACCAAGCATCCAACTTCCATTACCGAAGTTAACGATAAGTTGCGAATAGCGGCCACTTCAAACTTCAAGGGAATTCTTGAATATTGCGAACAACCCCTCGTTTCTATAGACTTTAATGGCAACCCGGCTTCTTCTATCGTCGATGCCTTGTCAACGAACGTCATAGGCGGCAACATGGTTAAAGTTCTGGCCTGGTACGATAACGAATGGGGTTATTCCAACCGGGTAGTAGAACTTCTGCGCCATATTTGCTATTCCTGA
- a CDS encoding DUF3617 domain-containing protein, whose amino-acid sequence MFRKCLCLTTIALVMLCSVACQADKPKVDIQEGLWEITTVIKLPGMPMQMPPVKSTQCISQDDLIPQTQQPDQPDQQCDISNMTTTGNTVTYDMVCSSQGNTMKANSSITYEKNKMQGNMTATMEPSNMTMTYTLTGKRIGDCGR is encoded by the coding sequence ATGTTCCGGAAATGCCTTTGTTTAACTACCATCGCATTAGTGATGTTATGCTCCGTCGCTTGCCAGGCCGACAAACCAAAAGTCGACATACAAGAAGGATTATGGGAAATTACCACCGTGATTAAACTGCCTGGCATGCCCATGCAGATGCCGCCGGTCAAATCCACCCAATGCATCAGCCAGGATGACCTGATCCCACAAACGCAGCAACCGGACCAACCCGATCAGCAATGCGATATCTCCAATATGACTACTACCGGCAACACGGTGACCTATGACATGGTCTGTTCGTCCCAAGGCAACACGATGAAAGCTAACAGCTCCATCACCTACGAAAAGAACAAGATGCAGGGCAACATGACGGCCACCATGGAACCGAGCAATATGACTATGACCTATACCCTAACCGGCAAGCGCATCGGTGACTGCGGAAGATAA
- a CDS encoding arylsulfatase, translated as MKKTAAFGLFSLALGTACAATAQTGLDRTTLPIPDPQYPNSSTLDVRDATPPPRFEVKAPDGAPNVVIVLVDDLGFAGTSTFGGPVSTPTFDHVAEEGLSYNNFHTTAVSSPTRAAIKSGRNHHVNNMGGIIETGTAFPGNTGQIPNSVAPVAEMLRLNGYSTAAFGKWHETAAWEASIAGPLDRWPTRQGFDKFYGFLGGETNQWAPFIYDGVHPVELPEDPNYHFLNDMTDQTVAWIRYQKALTPDKPFFVYFAPGATHAPHHVPKEWIARWKGKFDQGWDKLREEILARQIEKGIVPKGTRLAPKPTAIPDWDTLNADEKKLFAHQAEVFAAYVEMTDHEIGRVIKAIESADQLDNTLIFLVYGDNGTSAEGGRNGMFSEMTYFNGVQEKVEDMIKVMDKWGGPETYPHMAAGWAVAFDTPYKWTKQVASDHGGTKVGMAIHWPRGIKTKGEMRTQFHHVIDVAPTILEAAGLPEPKKVNGTPQVPMDGVSMVYSFDDGEAKDRHVTQYFEMFGNRAIYHAGWFARTIHKAPWERQPRRGLAEDIWELYDTRSDFSLVNDLANKKPQKLAELQALFLSEAEKNYVLPIDDRVFMRLNGDLVGRPDVMAGRTSLTLAEGMTGMTENVFLNIKNKSKTITAVVEVPEDGGNGVILVQGGRFGGWALYVKEGVPAYDYNFLGLHRTTISAKEILPPGKSTIRFEFAYDGGGLGKGGEATLYVNGKQAAQGRISRTQPIIFSADETADVGIDLATPVVETIGSERASKFTGKIPKVTIEVEEVKKPETAQAD; from the coding sequence ATGAAAAAAACAGCAGCTTTTGGCCTATTCAGCCTGGCGCTGGGAACAGCCTGCGCAGCCACGGCACAGACCGGCTTGGATCGCACCACCTTACCGATTCCTGACCCCCAGTATCCGAACAGCAGCACCCTGGATGTCAGGGATGCCACACCACCGCCTCGCTTCGAGGTAAAAGCCCCTGACGGAGCGCCAAATGTGGTAATCGTTCTGGTTGATGACCTGGGATTTGCGGGGACCAGCACCTTCGGCGGACCGGTTTCAACCCCTACTTTCGATCATGTGGCTGAAGAGGGGCTCAGCTACAACAACTTCCATACCACTGCCGTTTCCTCCCCGACCCGGGCAGCCATTAAGAGCGGGCGCAATCATCACGTCAACAACATGGGCGGAATCATCGAGACCGGCACGGCCTTTCCCGGTAATACCGGCCAGATCCCGAACAGCGTTGCGCCTGTGGCCGAGATGCTGCGCCTCAACGGCTACAGCACCGCGGCCTTCGGCAAGTGGCACGAAACCGCAGCCTGGGAGGCGAGTATCGCCGGCCCTCTTGACCGCTGGCCGACCCGCCAGGGCTTCGACAAGTTCTACGGTTTTCTCGGCGGCGAGACCAACCAATGGGCGCCGTTCATTTACGACGGGGTGCACCCGGTCGAACTGCCGGAGGATCCGAACTACCACTTTCTCAACGACATGACGGACCAGACGGTCGCCTGGATCCGCTACCAGAAGGCGTTGACCCCGGATAAGCCTTTCTTTGTGTACTTTGCGCCGGGCGCCACTCACGCGCCGCACCATGTGCCGAAAGAATGGATCGCCCGCTGGAAAGGCAAGTTCGATCAGGGTTGGGACAAGCTGCGCGAGGAGATCCTGGCGCGACAGATAGAGAAAGGCATTGTTCCCAAGGGCACCAGGCTCGCCCCCAAGCCCACGGCTATCCCGGACTGGGATACCCTGAATGCTGACGAGAAGAAGCTCTTCGCCCACCAGGCAGAGGTGTTCGCCGCTTATGTCGAGATGACCGACCATGAGATCGGCCGGGTCATTAAGGCCATCGAGAGTGCCGACCAGCTCGACAATACCCTGATCTTCCTGGTCTACGGCGACAACGGCACCAGCGCCGAGGGTGGTCGAAATGGCATGTTCAGTGAAATGACCTACTTTAACGGCGTACAGGAAAAGGTCGAGGACATGATCAAGGTCATGGACAAGTGGGGCGGGCCAGAGACCTATCCGCATATGGCCGCAGGCTGGGCGGTGGCCTTTGACACCCCCTACAAGTGGACCAAGCAGGTCGCCTCGGACCACGGCGGCACCAAGGTCGGCATGGCCATTCACTGGCCCAGAGGCATCAAGACCAAGGGCGAAATGCGCACCCAGTTTCACCATGTAATCGATGTCGCGCCGACTATCCTCGAAGCTGCCGGTCTGCCCGAGCCCAAAAAGGTCAACGGCACTCCGCAGGTCCCCATGGACGGAGTGAGCATGGTCTACAGCTTCGACGATGGCGAAGCTAAGGATCGGCATGTCACCCAATACTTCGAGATGTTCGGCAACCGGGCTATCTACCACGCCGGCTGGTTCGCGCGAACCATCCACAAAGCTCCGTGGGAAAGGCAACCACGCCGCGGCCTCGCCGAAGATATCTGGGAGCTTTACGACACGCGCAGCGACTTCAGCCTGGTGAACGACCTAGCAAATAAAAAACCTCAGAAACTCGCGGAACTGCAGGCCCTGTTCCTGTCGGAGGCCGAGAAGAATTATGTGTTGCCTATAGACGATCGAGTCTTTATGCGTCTCAATGGGGATCTGGTAGGACGTCCGGATGTGATGGCGGGGCGGACTTCGCTAACGCTCGCTGAAGGCATGACTGGTATGACCGAGAATGTCTTCCTGAATATTAAAAACAAGTCTAAGACCATCACCGCCGTAGTAGAGGTGCCGGAGGATGGCGGGAACGGCGTTATTCTTGTCCAGGGCGGACGCTTCGGCGGCTGGGCCTTGTATGTCAAAGAGGGGGTTCCGGCTTACGATTACAACTTTCTCGGCCTGCATCGAACCACGATTTCTGCGAAGGAGATATTACCACCCGGCAAGTCGACCATCCGTTTCGAGTTCGCCTACGACGGTGGCGGACTAGGCAAAGGAGGAGAAGCCACACTTTACGTGAACGGGAAGCAGGCCGCCCAGGGCCGTATCTCCCGCACCCAGCCGATAATCTTCTCGGCCGATGAAACCGCCGACGTGGGCATCGACCTGGCCACTCCTGTGGTCGAAACCATAGGCTCCGAGAGGGCATCGAAGTTCACCGGAAAAATCCCCAAGGTCACTATCGAAGTGGAAGAGGTAAAGAAGCCTGAAACAGCACAAGCGGATTAG